Proteins from one Mycoplasma sp. Pen4 genomic window:
- a CDS encoding MAG0490 family ComEA-like DNA-binding protein gives MKKAFLLKILAIASLLTIGGYYVFLNINKTTQNPEIKNLENQINTYYLTGAVLNPYPVETERKLTYQELFFIVGVKSEADLSAFNLKSKPKPDQEIFVPYKQAMLKWSDLNNTDQLTQLSLSKKDARKILAYRRKHKTISWDDLYEIKNLSEISYVKLKNILILI, from the coding sequence GTGAAGAAGGCATTTTTATTAAAAATTTTAGCAATAGCATCACTGCTTACAATTGGAGGTTACTATGTTTTTCTTAACATTAATAAAACAACTCAGAATCCGGAGATTAAGAATTTAGAAAATCAAATAAATACATATTATCTAACTGGTGCAGTTTTAAATCCGTATCCAGTGGAAACAGAGAGAAAACTCACATATCAAGAATTATTTTTCATTGTTGGAGTAAAATCTGAAGCAGATTTAAGTGCATTTAATCTTAAAAGCAAACCAAAACCAGATCAGGAAATTTTTGTACCATACAAACAAGCAATGTTGAAATGAAGTGATTTAAATAATACTGACCAATTAACACAACTAAGTTTATCTAAAAAAGATGCAAGAAAAATACTTGCATATAGACGCAAACACAAAACAATATCATGAGATGACTTATATGAAATAAAAAATTTATCTGAGATAAGTTACGTGAAGCTAAAAAACATTTTAATATTGATTTAG
- the rpmF gene encoding 50S ribosomal protein L32: MAIVPKRKTSKQRKHKRNTHAALDMPNLVSCSNCSNKIEQHVACRFCGFYKGKKVQGFKALQDQNK, encoded by the coding sequence ATGGCTATTGTTCCAAAACGTAAAACGTCTAAACAACGTAAACACAAAAGAAACACACACGCTGCTTTAGATATGCCTAACCTTGTTTCATGTTCAAATTGCAGTAATAAAATTGAACAACACGTTGCATGTAGATTCTGTGGTTTCTACAAAGGCAAAAAAGTTCAAGGCTTTAAAGCATTACAAGACCAAAACAAATAA
- a CDS encoding nucleotidyltransferase produces MKKENQKTKNIIGIIAEYNPFHNGHIYQLNWIKENFNNPYIIVALTNNYTQRGEKHITTFKERKRIAKKYGVSKVIKLDDKIATQAAHIFANHGVIELNKHKITHLVFGSETNNVDLFIKIAQTIKNNPSEYNKLVKQYLKKGANSFPRATNLALQDLLGEDISLPNDILGLEYVKTIVNNELDIIPVSIQRTIPFHSQETENNFASATKIRNMVKNNEDVSKYTPMKLEYSDKNDIANTYPKFKKFILKSTSDKIARYKMVDEGMENLFKKQVMLSENYEDFIQNCTSRRYTSSRIKRAYLSILTKNKKEKSKRLSWK; encoded by the coding sequence ATGAAAAAAGAAAATCAAAAAACAAAGAATATTATCGGCATTATTGCCGAATATAATCCATTCCATAATGGACATATATATCAATTAAATTGAATTAAAGAGAATTTTAATAATCCATATATTATCGTTGCTTTAACCAATAACTACACACAGCGTGGTGAAAAACATATTACGACGTTTAAAGAAAGAAAAAGAATAGCTAAAAAATATGGTGTGTCAAAGGTTATTAAACTAGATGATAAAATAGCTACACAAGCAGCTCATATTTTTGCAAATCATGGTGTAATTGAATTAAATAAACATAAAATAACACACCTTGTTTTTGGTTCTGAAACTAATAATGTGGATTTATTTATTAAAATTGCTCAAACAATTAAAAACAATCCAAGTGAATATAATAAATTAGTTAAACAATATCTTAAAAAAGGTGCTAACAGTTTTCCGAGAGCAACTAATCTTGCATTACAGGATTTACTCGGTGAAGATATTTCGCTTCCAAATGATATTTTAGGTTTAGAGTATGTGAAAACAATTGTAAATAATGAATTAGATATCATTCCAGTTTCAATACAAAGAACAATTCCATTTCACTCACAAGAAACTGAAAACAACTTTGCCAGTGCAACAAAAATTAGAAATATGGTTAAAAATAATGAAGATGTTTCTAAATATACACCAATGAAACTAGAGTATAGTGATAAAAATGATATTGCTAACACTTACCCAAAATTTAAAAAATTTATACTTAAATCAACTTCAGATAAAATTGCTAGATATAAAATGGTTGATGAAGGTATGGAAAACTTATTTAAAAAACAAGTTATGTTGTCTGAAAATTATGAAGATTTTATCCAAAATTGTACAAGTAGACGTTACACATCTAGTCGAATAAAACGTGCATATTTAAGTATTCTTACCAAGAATAAAAAAGAAAAGTCTAAGCGACTTTCTTGAAAATAG
- the ruvA gene encoding Holliday junction branch migration protein RuvA, producing MKIYIIGEIVYKNKNNIILESKGEGYWLTVADDWRYQVNQKAKIFIYEHQTDYQKNTYGFKDFKERLLFIDLVSIEKIGPRIAMNILNKGWEYIARLIATNNTTELSTIPFVTEKVANIICVQLNTKWSKILTNSDNKKAETAQIRDEVAKTLQTLGFKKAQIDYALKQIKYTNNMDEMIENSIQLIAAQQNEQQRSTAN from the coding sequence ATGAAAATTTACATAATAGGTGAAATAGTATATAAAAACAAAAATAACATTATCCTCGAATCGAAAGGCGAGGGTTATTGATTAACTGTTGCTGACGATTGAAGATATCAAGTAAATCAAAAAGCTAAAATCTTTATTTATGAACATCAAACTGATTATCAAAAAAATACATATGGTTTTAAAGATTTTAAAGAAAGATTACTTTTCATTGATTTAGTATCGATTGAAAAAATAGGTCCAAGAATAGCTATGAATATTCTTAATAAAGGTTGAGAATACATTGCAAGATTAATTGCAACAAATAATACAACTGAATTATCAACAATTCCGTTTGTAACTGAAAAAGTCGCAAACATAATTTGTGTACAGTTGAATACTAAATGATCAAAAATTTTAACAAACTCAGACAATAAAAAAGCTGAAACAGCACAAATCAGAGATGAAGTTGCTAAAACATTGCAAACTCTTGGATTTAAAAAGGCACAAATTGACTATGCCTTAAAACAAATTAAATATACAAATAACATGGACGAGATGATTGAAAATAGTATTCAATTAATCGCAGCACAACAAAATGAACAACAAAGATCTACGGCCAACTAG
- the holA gene encoding DNA polymerase III subunit delta: MKLIYGDEQYFIKAELDKIKEHFDDENVYVIDAEAKYEELEQLLLEQSLFAKTKLIIINNLPFLVQEKQNKNNKAKYSNFLEILQSNQINEIVFVVNKTTLPKNDVSDFIVKNSEIVEVQKISKKDMVSFVSDRLNKSQVSHNYNELIYLLDKLPDNLEIIMNELDKLSILKQPLTIDLIDTFITSCPADDPFSFSNAISKNDFTLIYKKYLEKKLSGFDALSLIHQISSTFCLVNQIYWYKQLGLTYTKIAQMLNMNEKRIKVHVWILDKYGYGRVKKIIQNLAKADKECKSLGVDNYDIFETFLVTNFARDKE; the protein is encoded by the coding sequence ATGAAATTAATATACGGTGATGAACAATACTTTATCAAAGCAGAACTAGATAAAATTAAAGAACATTTTGATGATGAAAATGTCTATGTAATAGACGCAGAAGCAAAATATGAAGAATTAGAGCAATTACTTTTAGAACAAAGTTTATTTGCTAAAACAAAATTAATTATCATCAATAATTTACCTTTCTTAGTTCAAGAAAAACAAAACAAGAATAATAAAGCAAAATATAGCAACTTTTTAGAGATTTTGCAAAGTAATCAAATCAATGAAATTGTCTTTGTGGTAAATAAAACTACACTTCCTAAAAATGATGTTTCAGACTTTATTGTTAAGAATTCAGAGATTGTTGAAGTGCAAAAAATCTCTAAAAAAGATATGGTTAGTTTTGTTTCAGATAGACTTAATAAATCACAAGTAAGTCATAACTATAACGAATTAATCTATCTATTAGATAAATTGCCCGATAATCTAGAAATAATTATGAATGAATTAGATAAGTTATCTATCTTAAAACAACCATTGACTATTGATTTGATCGACACTTTTATTACATCTTGTCCCGCTGATGATCCTTTTTCATTTTCAAATGCGATATCAAAAAACGATTTCACTTTAATATATAAAAAGTATTTAGAAAAAAAACTCAGTGGTTTTGATGCTTTAAGTTTAATTCACCAAATATCATCAACATTTTGTTTAGTTAATCAAATATATTGATATAAACAATTAGGTTTAACCTACACAAAAATTGCTCAAATGTTAAATATGAATGAAAAACGTATTAAAGTTCATGTTTGAATTTTAGACAAATATGGCTATGGTAGAGTTAAAAAAATAATCCAAAATCTTGCTAAAGCAGATAAAGAATGTAAAAGTTTAGGAGTTGACAATTATGATATTTTCGAGACGTTCTTGGTCACAAACTTCGCCAGAGATAAAGAATAA
- the tyrS gene encoding tyrosine--tRNA ligase, translating into MNILDELRSRGILKQISNEEKFLALPEGAGVYCGFDPTATSLHLGNYIQIANLLRFKEKGFNAFAILGGATGMIGDPSFKDSERQLLDDETVKENKSKIRKQLESFGLTVIDNYDFYKDMNVLMFLRDVGKLVNISYMLAKDSVASRIQNGLSFTEFTYQLIQGWDFLSLYKNNGVRVQFGGSDQWGNITTGLDMISTVIGNEHQAVAITADLLTDSNGNKFGKSTGGGSLWLDKYKTTPYQMYQFLLNQPDNEIEKLLKWLTFIEVDEINEIIKQHNENPAARYAQKRLAKQIIKQVHSERDAEQAKLISNILFNKKFDVTTVSYTEIAEIQNDLPSIEITEKENIITTLIEQKIIKSKREAREFIEKGALKWNLQPINEETTAVSALFNGKFALLNIGKKTFYLAKIK; encoded by the coding sequence ATGAATATATTAGACGAATTAAGATCTCGTGGGATCTTAAAACAAATTAGTAATGAGGAAAAATTCTTAGCTTTACCTGAAGGAGCGGGAGTATACTGTGGTTTTGATCCAACTGCTACATCTTTACACTTAGGAAACTACATTCAAATAGCAAACTTATTAAGATTTAAAGAAAAAGGTTTCAATGCGTTTGCAATTTTAGGCGGTGCAACAGGGATGATTGGTGATCCATCTTTCAAGGATTCTGAAAGACAACTTTTAGATGATGAAACAGTTAAAGAAAATAAGTCAAAAATTAGAAAGCAATTAGAATCATTTGGTTTAACAGTTATTGACAACTATGACTTCTACAAAGACATGAACGTTTTAATGTTCCTTCGTGATGTTGGTAAATTAGTTAACATTTCATACATGCTTGCAAAAGATTCAGTTGCTTCAAGAATTCAAAACGGTTTAAGTTTTACTGAGTTCACATATCAATTAATTCAAGGTTGAGACTTCTTATCACTTTATAAAAATAATGGTGTTAGAGTTCAATTTGGTGGTTCAGATCAATGAGGAAACATCACAACTGGACTTGACATGATTTCAACCGTTATTGGAAATGAACACCAAGCAGTTGCTATTACAGCTGATTTATTAACAGACTCAAATGGTAATAAATTCGGAAAATCAACAGGTGGTGGTAGTTTATGACTTGATAAGTACAAAACAACACCATATCAAATGTATCAATTCCTTTTAAACCAACCAGATAACGAAATTGAGAAATTATTAAAATGATTAACATTCATTGAAGTTGATGAAATAAATGAAATAATTAAGCAACACAACGAAAATCCTGCAGCTAGATATGCACAAAAAAGATTAGCAAAGCAAATCATTAAACAAGTTCACTCTGAAAGAGATGCTGAACAAGCAAAATTAATATCTAACATATTATTCAATAAAAAGTTTGATGTAACTACAGTTTCATACACAGAAATTGCAGAAATCCAAAATGACCTACCTTCAATTGAAATAACCGAAAAAGAAAACATTATTACAACATTAATCGAACAAAAAATAATTAAATCAAAAAGAGAAGCAAGAGAATTTATTGAAAAAGGTGCTCTTAAATGAAACTTACAACCAATTAATGAAGAAACAACTGCAGTTAGTGCATTATTCAACGGTAAATTTGCTTTATTAAACATTGGTAAAAAAACCTTCTATCTTGCAAAAATTAAATAG
- a CDS encoding ComEC/Rec2 family competence protein, which produces MNDKTIVAEDWLLRKVTIHRKNINFNPVFFQWINLKGILSRSTGFDEGSYLVNLPYFVNSPNVTVSSISNYDLRVLFFSHYWNKTPEYHKLVIPLIFGFAENSSNALAMKLSEMGVVHLIVVSSLHFMTIFTIIYMLFSKIDKRCFLVFIFITIYFLFTKKGISVIRSYFMLTLLLFPKMINKPIKINFQMWLFIFGVVYLCAFPYAFMSLGFWISVVLSFITKKYFSGTPDKKPKIQIFKDYLFIWFITSSLIYILKQQISLLSLLFNIVFIPYFEVLIVLMLLFFPFVEINNLLTNLTIHIIDFAYNGNILLMFDVKIFSVILGLFSYRWIISIYKKKTNYCIIKLWN; this is translated from the coding sequence ATGAATGATAAAACCATTGTTGCTGAAGACTGATTACTAAGAAAAGTAACAATACACCGAAAGAATATAAATTTCAATCCTGTATTTTTCCAATGAATCAATCTCAAAGGAATATTATCAAGATCAACTGGTTTTGATGAAGGTTCATATTTAGTCAATTTACCCTATTTTGTCAATTCACCAAATGTAACGGTTAGTTCAATAAGTAATTATGATTTAAGAGTTTTATTTTTCTCACATTATTGAAATAAAACTCCAGAATATCACAAACTTGTAATTCCTTTAATTTTTGGTTTTGCAGAAAATAGTAGTAATGCTCTTGCTATGAAATTATCAGAAATGGGTGTTGTTCATCTAATCGTTGTTAGTTCATTACACTTTATGACTATTTTTACCATTATATACATGTTGTTTTCTAAAATTGATAAACGTTGTTTCCTTGTTTTTATATTTATTACAATTTACTTTTTATTCACTAAAAAAGGAATATCAGTAATTAGGAGTTATTTCATGCTGACATTATTACTTTTTCCAAAAATGATAAATAAACCAATCAAAATAAATTTTCAAATGTGATTGTTTATCTTTGGAGTGGTTTACTTGTGCGCTTTTCCATATGCTTTTATGTCACTGGGTTTTTGAATTTCAGTTGTTTTATCCTTTATTACAAAAAAATACTTCTCAGGGACACCTGATAAAAAACCAAAGATTCAAATATTTAAGGATTACCTCTTTATTTGATTTATCACAAGTTCTTTAATTTATATTTTGAAGCAACAAATAAGTTTATTATCTTTATTATTCAATATTGTTTTTATCCCTTATTTTGAGGTACTAATTGTATTAATGTTGCTATTCTTTCCTTTCGTAGAAATAAACAATCTCTTAACAAATTTAACAATACATATTATTGATTTCGCATATAATGGAAACATTTTATTGATGTTCGATGTCAAAATATTTTCGGTAATTTTAGGTTTATTTTCATACAGATGAATCATTAGTATTTATAAGAAAAAAACCAATTATTGTATAATTAAATTATGAAATTAA